A part of Flammeovirga agarivorans genomic DNA contains:
- a CDS encoding aldehyde dehydrogenase family protein, protein ARGIEAGMVFVNTQNVRDLRQPFGGVKASGTGREGGEYSFEVFAEMKNVCISMGDHPIPKWGV, encoded by the coding sequence TGGCGCGCGGTATTGAAGCCGGGATGGTGTTCGTCAACACCCAGAACGTGCGCGACCTGCGTCAGCCGTTCGGCGGCGTGAAGGCCTCCGGAACCGGCCGCGAAGGCGGCGAGTACAGCTTTGAAGTGTTCGCCGAAATGAAAAACGTCTGCATCTCGATGGGCGACCATCCGATCCCGAAATGGGGAGTCTGA